From one Myxococcales bacterium genomic stretch:
- a CDS encoding VOC family protein — MIGYTTLGTNDPEKACAFYDALLGSIGEKRIFEVDGFVVWGISMKQPALAITPPYDGNAATVGNGVMVAMSFEDSASVDAFYARALELGATDEGPPGQRGEGFYAGYFRDLDGNKLAGVAFV; from the coding sequence ATGATTGGATATACCACGCTAGGCACCAATGACCCAGAGAAGGCCTGCGCCTTCTATGACGCGTTGCTGGGTTCCATCGGCGAGAAACGTATTTTCGAAGTCGATGGTTTTGTCGTGTGGGGTATTTCAATGAAACAGCCCGCTCTGGCAATTACACCGCCATACGACGGCAATGCCGCAACGGTAGGGAATGGTGTCATGGTTGCGATGAGCTTCGAAGACAGCGCCTCGGTCGATGCCTTCTACGCACGGGCGCTGGAACTGGGGGCGACTGATGAAGGGCCCCCGGGACAACGTGGAGAGGGTTTCTATGCTGGCTACTTCCGCGACCTGGACGGTAATAAACTGGCCGGGGTCGCGTTCGTCTAA
- a CDS encoding cytochrome c — MLGLATLLVCVSVALFPGLLPGAEIGAGNALTRSRSDVSGTLRFLLRGEVQSTKVFDDLVKIVSPSKVRVFEPYEQAPADFYALPFNAVLDGIYGEQWRVQDEVLLTCADGYQPVFSVRRLLDYKAWLAFDRADAPEFSILKFESGERRRVDLSPYYLIWDNYDDPELRRQGDYGWPYQLIGVDFIRAQDRFPKMTPAAGASTQVLAGFASFRAHCTRCHAINGEGGSVGPELNVPRNPVEYREATWLRQWIDDPSSLIAGARMPALNKELVDRDQVIDDILAYLSAISQQKIPPKAVTRDES; from the coding sequence ATGCTGGGGTTGGCCACACTACTCGTGTGTGTTTCCGTGGCTCTGTTCCCCGGTCTGCTTCCAGGCGCTGAGATCGGAGCCGGAAACGCTCTGACACGGAGTCGAAGCGATGTGTCCGGCACCCTGCGTTTTTTGCTGCGGGGAGAGGTTCAATCCACCAAGGTGTTCGACGATCTCGTAAAGATTGTTTCGCCGAGCAAGGTTCGCGTCTTTGAGCCGTACGAACAGGCACCCGCCGATTTTTATGCGCTGCCGTTCAACGCGGTTCTCGACGGGATCTACGGCGAACAATGGCGCGTGCAAGACGAAGTGCTCCTCACCTGCGCGGACGGGTATCAGCCCGTCTTTTCCGTGCGTCGCCTGCTCGACTACAAGGCGTGGCTGGCCTTCGATCGCGCAGATGCTCCGGAGTTTTCGATTCTCAAGTTCGAATCCGGGGAGCGTCGCCGCGTTGATCTCTCGCCCTACTACCTGATCTGGGACAACTACGATGATCCCGAACTGCGTCGTCAGGGCGACTACGGTTGGCCGTATCAATTGATCGGCGTCGATTTCATTCGCGCGCAGGATCGTTTTCCCAAGATGACACCAGCGGCAGGGGCATCGACCCAGGTGCTAGCCGGGTTTGCCTCGTTTCGCGCCCACTGCACTCGCTGCCATGCGATCAATGGCGAGGGTGGGAGCGTTGGGCCGGAGCTGAATGTACCGCGGAACCCCGTCGAATATCGGGAGGCGACATGGCTGCGTCAATGGATCGACGACCCCAGCAGCTTGATCGCAGGAGCGCGAATGCCCGCCCTCAATAAAGAGTTGGTAGACCGCGACCAGGTGATCGATGACATCCTGGCTTATCTCAGTGCGATCTCACAACAGAAGATCCCGCCAAAGGCAGTCACCCGAGATGAATCCTGA
- a CDS encoding nuclear transport factor 2 family protein: MDDYPRSFDHMLAAWNEHDLGKVRSHLDQALSPDVRFIDPSIETHGIDEFEKNVRGFRSRLPDARCVRASGVDSHHRLHRYAWEIYRGDELILSGFDVVEVDEAGLVLRVEGFFGPLPPRPA, encoded by the coding sequence ATGGATGACTACCCCCGATCATTCGATCACATGCTTGCGGCCTGGAACGAACACGACCTGGGCAAGGTTCGCAGCCACCTCGACCAGGCGCTCTCACCAGATGTTCGCTTCATCGACCCCAGTATCGAGACCCATGGGATCGATGAATTCGAAAAGAATGTGCGCGGGTTTCGCAGCCGGCTGCCGGACGCGCGGTGTGTCCGCGCTTCGGGGGTAGACTCTCACCATCGCCTGCACCGTTATGCATGGGAGATCTATCGCGGCGACGAGTTGATCTTGTCGGGGTTCGATGTCGTCGAGGTCGACGAAGCGGGATTGGTGCTGCGGGTAGAAGGCTTCTTCGGCCCCCTGCCCCCTCGACCTGCCTAG
- a CDS encoding MtrB/PioB family decaheme-associated outer membrane protein, whose amino-acid sequence MRASRWLRGRLPGAVLASLWISSLGVVVLPAQPAAGADQQSSVLSGEGLEPLLEIDERGLSTLRSTRHRSPSGILYPYPLKPPPYSGERFLLRGFVELGYLGNSGETGEADFRKYADLSDGFWLRRFTIEARERDAAGYFEIGGGSLGRSDQFYRVEFGYHGLFRLRGGFDSLEHFAMDDARVLYSGVGSELLTLPSSLAPGLNTAAEVEAAFNTIGNSRLSQTRQRNEVEFRWRIRPDLSLIADYRLRRRDGEKPFGGTLGITFGSEIRGSVAETIAPVESDTHEWSTALQFATEEVQANLRYRGSVYLNRNTSLTWENPFYAFGLTPGPPLGRAALAPDNELHQLSGDFGFRLPFSGRSTTSVSWTRMRQNQRLLPATINSTLTLFDVLPRTNADARIDHLLVQSKLRMKPVRAVTLQLKFRFSLRDNDTKYLALNPSNGNYGYVVEDLYETRRVGAAPYNTRRYSLGGKADWRFARRSKAGLELEYKAIHRDNRARREVRDQQVRVHVSTGLIPHTQLRVAYSFLRRTGSNYDNTRDRRYYERAPGVSSFSGPEFSLREFRQFDIASNDRHEVNLRVNWLLGDRTDLSLVARYDVRDFSSSYGVTDMRVAELTADTSFQLSPRFVAHGFASFEWRNQRMATINSASAPLTDLTAGGALFPLANRWTWDSDSVGITVGAGLTARPHSNLELRLDYRFQRTDEIVDTQFDPAGGALPVNVVAADVRGRFPTLRQLDHVVDSSATYRWSDAISIRVFYRFQYSTVDDFHQQGITPVLNQNLFLGHIDDGYEVHIIGITSRFRY is encoded by the coding sequence ATGAGGGCCTCTCGATGGCTTCGTGGGCGTCTACCTGGGGCGGTGTTGGCTTCGCTTTGGATCTCGTCGCTTGGCGTCGTCGTGCTTCCCGCGCAACCAGCCGCCGGCGCCGATCAGCAAAGTAGTGTGCTCAGCGGAGAAGGTCTCGAGCCGTTGCTCGAGATCGACGAGCGCGGCCTCTCGACGCTGCGTTCCACCCGTCACCGGTCGCCCAGTGGAATCCTATATCCCTATCCCTTGAAACCTCCACCCTATTCGGGCGAAAGGTTCCTGCTGCGAGGCTTCGTCGAACTCGGCTATTTGGGAAACAGCGGGGAAACCGGCGAAGCAGATTTCCGCAAGTACGCCGATCTGTCCGATGGCTTTTGGTTGCGAAGATTCACGATCGAAGCACGCGAGCGCGATGCTGCGGGCTACTTCGAGATCGGCGGTGGCTCGCTGGGGCGCAGCGATCAGTTCTATCGGGTGGAGTTCGGCTATCACGGCCTGTTCCGGTTGCGGGGCGGGTTCGACTCTCTCGAGCATTTCGCGATGGACGACGCCCGGGTTCTTTACAGCGGGGTGGGGAGCGAGCTGCTCACCCTTCCGTCGTCCCTCGCCCCGGGTCTCAATACTGCGGCCGAGGTCGAGGCGGCCTTCAACACGATCGGGAACTCGCGTCTCTCTCAAACACGGCAACGCAATGAGGTCGAGTTTCGCTGGCGAATCCGGCCCGACCTGTCGCTGATTGCCGACTATCGACTCCGTCGCCGCGACGGAGAGAAACCCTTCGGCGGAACTCTGGGAATTACCTTTGGCTCCGAGATCAGGGGAAGCGTTGCCGAGACAATTGCTCCGGTCGAGTCCGACACCCATGAATGGTCCACGGCGCTTCAGTTTGCAACCGAGGAGGTGCAGGCCAATCTCCGCTATCGCGGCTCGGTTTACCTCAATCGCAACACCTCTCTGACCTGGGAGAATCCCTTCTACGCCTTTGGTCTCACGCCCGGTCCCCCGCTTGGGCGCGCCGCACTCGCGCCGGATAATGAGCTTCACCAGCTCAGCGGCGATTTCGGCTTCCGGCTTCCGTTCTCGGGCCGTTCCACGACGAGCGTTTCCTGGACCAGGATGCGCCAGAACCAGAGACTGCTGCCCGCCACGATCAACTCGACCCTGACGCTCTTCGACGTCCTCCCACGGACGAATGCCGACGCCCGGATCGACCATCTTCTGGTTCAGTCGAAGCTTCGAATGAAACCGGTTCGGGCGGTCACGCTCCAGCTGAAATTCCGCTTTTCTCTGCGAGACAACGACACGAAGTATCTCGCGTTGAACCCGTCGAATGGCAATTACGGCTACGTGGTCGAAGACCTGTACGAGACGAGGCGCGTCGGCGCCGCTCCCTACAACACGCGTCGCTACAGCCTCGGCGGCAAGGCCGACTGGCGCTTCGCGAGGCGTTCGAAAGCGGGTCTCGAACTCGAATACAAGGCAATTCATCGCGACAACCGGGCCCGACGAGAGGTGCGAGATCAGCAAGTGCGTGTCCACGTTTCGACCGGCCTGATTCCCCATACTCAACTGCGTGTCGCCTATTCGTTTTTGCGGCGAACTGGATCCAACTACGACAACACTCGAGATCGTCGCTATTATGAGCGCGCTCCGGGTGTCTCCAGCTTTTCAGGTCCGGAGTTCAGCTTGCGGGAATTCAGACAATTCGATATCGCCAGCAACGATCGCCACGAAGTCAATCTGCGCGTAAATTGGCTGCTCGGCGATCGCACCGATCTCTCTCTGGTGGCGCGCTATGACGTGCGCGACTTTTCATCGTCCTATGGCGTGACTGACATGCGGGTGGCTGAACTCACCGCGGACACGAGCTTTCAGCTTTCGCCTCGCTTCGTCGCTCACGGCTTTGCAAGCTTTGAATGGCGGAATCAACGCATGGCGACCATCAATTCTGCCTCGGCGCCGCTCACCGATCTCACTGCCGGGGGCGCGCTCTTTCCCTTGGCCAATCGTTGGACCTGGGACTCGGATTCTGTCGGGATCACGGTGGGTGCGGGGCTGACGGCCCGGCCGCATTCGAATCTCGAGCTACGACTTGACTACCGTTTCCAGCGCACTGACGAAATTGTCGATACCCAATTCGATCCAGCGGGGGGTGCGCTTCCAGTCAACGTGGTTGCAGCGGATGTGCGTGGTCGTTTTCCGACGCTGCGTCAACTGGATCACGTGGTGGATTCCTCGGCGACCTATCGCTGGAGCGACGCGATCAGCATCCGGGTCTTCTATCGCTTCCAGTACTCCACGGTTGACGACTTCCATCAGCAGGGAATTACTCCCGTCTTGAATCAGAATCTGTTTCTCGGGCACATCGACGATGGCTACGAGGTTCACATCATCGGAATTACGAGCCGCTTTCGTTACTAG
- a CDS encoding GFA family protein, translating to MEWLGGCLCGDVRYRATGEPWWVGHCHCLTCQRISGASFVTAVMFAKEAFEWTKGKPTYYQSSETAKRGFCARCSSLLCWETEDEFSLLAGSMDRPEDIKPTCHIWAAEMRPWIKLDDGLPRHPGEEPTES from the coding sequence ATGGAGTGGCTCGGTGGGTGTCTGTGTGGTGATGTTCGTTATCGGGCGACAGGTGAACCTTGGTGGGTGGGACACTGTCACTGCCTGACGTGTCAACGGATATCGGGCGCGTCCTTCGTGACAGCGGTGATGTTTGCCAAAGAGGCGTTCGAATGGACGAAGGGGAAACCTACCTATTACCAATCGTCGGAGACCGCCAAGCGTGGGTTTTGTGCGCGCTGCAGCAGTCTCTTGTGCTGGGAAACGGAAGATGAATTCAGCCTCCTGGCGGGGAGCATGGACCGACCCGAGGACATCAAGCCGACCTGCCACATCTGGGCAGCGGAAATGCGGCCCTGGATCAAGCTGGACGATGGCTTGCCACGCCATCCGGGCGAAGAACCGACTGAGAGTTAG
- a CDS encoding GTP cyclohydrolase I, whose translation MKLVDWLKAQVIDDHRALAWFDEDGADDRIARAYKDLLAGYRIDPGTILKTTRMLKPGEKPGFVEVRDIGFHSICAHHFLPFFGQVDLAYEPGDRILGLGKLPRLVDAYARRFQIQEDLVRDIAHAMMEHGHVRGVRVKARGQHLCMCSRGPSSPSSITHTEFALGTLADNA comes from the coding sequence ATGAAACTGGTCGATTGGCTGAAGGCACAGGTGATAGACGACCACCGCGCGCTAGCTTGGTTTGATGAAGACGGCGCTGACGATCGTATCGCGCGCGCATACAAGGATTTGCTCGCCGGGTACCGGATTGACCCCGGTACGATCCTCAAGACGACACGAATGCTCAAACCGGGAGAGAAGCCGGGTTTTGTGGAAGTCCGAGACATCGGCTTTCACTCGATCTGCGCCCATCACTTTTTGCCGTTTTTTGGTCAGGTCGATTTGGCGTACGAGCCGGGCGACCGCATTCTCGGCCTCGGGAAACTGCCGAGACTCGTCGACGCCTACGCGCGTCGCTTTCAGATTCAGGAAGACCTCGTGCGCGACATTGCCCACGCCATGATGGAGCACGGGCATGTACGCGGAGTCCGCGTAAAGGCTCGTGGACAGCATCTTTGCATGTGCAGCCGCGGCCCATCGAGCCCGTCTTCAATTACGCACACGGAGTTCGCGCTTGGTACGTTGGCCGACAACGCTTGA
- a CDS encoding class I SAM-dependent methyltransferase produces the protein MEHTQRQLAHEDLASDLRVADAESLPFDDDSFDRVYSWGVLHH, from the coding sequence ATCGAGCATACCCAGCGTCAGCTCGCCCACGAAGACCTCGCATCCGATCTCCGAGTCGCAGATGCCGAGAGTCTCCCCTTCGACGACGACTCCTTCGATCGCGTCTATAGCTGGGGAGTTTTGCACCATTGA
- a CDS encoding DmsE family decaheme c-type cytochrome — translation MLRVLVSILFLVICTGLAHAQEPEYLGRAACESCHQVESEHWADTIHADVFLRNPRTALERRGCEACHGPGSEHLKDTSDRSKIVAFTREGGRPSRELNGVCLQCHAGGPRIHWAGSVHESENLACSDCHNPMSNISTTDLLREASVKRTCFSCHPAQRVEFRKRSHMPLFEGKIDCDDCHQPHGSATDPLLRANSTFELCTNCHTAKRGPFIWEHAPVTEGCVSCHLPHGSNRDSLLVTSPPFLCQQCHAQIGLANHPIELLTGENLASPTALLNRDPRIIGRGCVNCHVQIHGSNHPSGARFHR, via the coding sequence ATGTTGCGTGTCCTGGTCTCGATTCTGTTCCTCGTTATTTGCACCGGCTTGGCCCACGCCCAGGAGCCCGAATATCTCGGTCGCGCCGCTTGCGAGTCATGCCACCAGGTCGAGTCCGAGCATTGGGCCGACACCATTCACGCCGATGTCTTTCTGCGGAATCCGAGGACCGCTCTCGAACGGCGCGGTTGCGAGGCCTGTCACGGTCCCGGCAGTGAGCATCTCAAAGATACCAGCGACCGCTCCAAGATCGTGGCTTTCACGCGCGAGGGTGGTCGACCGTCGCGCGAGCTGAACGGGGTATGCCTGCAATGTCATGCGGGAGGACCGCGAATCCACTGGGCGGGCTCGGTCCACGAGTCCGAGAATCTTGCCTGCAGTGATTGCCACAATCCGATGAGCAATATCTCTACGACCGATCTGCTGCGGGAAGCGAGTGTCAAGCGGACCTGTTTCAGCTGCCATCCGGCTCAACGTGTCGAATTTCGCAAGCGTTCCCACATGCCTCTGTTCGAGGGCAAGATCGACTGCGACGATTGCCATCAGCCACACGGGTCTGCAACGGATCCGCTGCTGCGCGCCAACTCGACGTTCGAACTCTGTACGAATTGCCACACAGCCAAACGCGGCCCATTCATCTGGGAACACGCTCCGGTGACCGAAGGCTGTGTGAGCTGCCACCTCCCTCACGGTTCGAATCGCGATAGCCTGCTCGTGACTTCGCCACCCTTTCTGTGTCAGCAGTGTCATGCCCAGATCGGTCTTGCGAACCATCCAATCGAGCTGCTCACCGGAGAAAATCTCGCTTCGCCCACTGCGTTGCTGAATCGAGATCCCCGCATCATCGGCCGAGGCTGTGTCAACTGTCATGTCCAGATCCACGGGTCGAACCACCCGTCGGGTGCACGGTTTCACCGATGA
- a CDS encoding YfiR family protein, with amino-acid sequence MMRSPFPLFRVLVSCFALTLAVSSAAESPRIPKNVLDVELKATFLFRLGSYVEWSPQHLPESLDTLTICVLGKNPMGSLLDYYNGRPIHDRIARIIEIASLRSSKACNVIYLSKKEPGGLRLMRQFEKLKGVLTVSDREDFTCRGGMVRFVSENKRLALEISQQAATDAGLSISSQLLAIAKFPDFDRCRGTSP; translated from the coding sequence ATGATGCGTTCGCCCTTTCCCCTCTTTCGAGTACTCGTCTCTTGTTTCGCGCTGACACTGGCCGTGTCGAGCGCAGCGGAATCGCCGCGCATCCCCAAAAATGTCTTAGACGTGGAGCTCAAGGCGACGTTTCTCTTTCGCCTTGGTTCCTATGTCGAGTGGTCGCCGCAGCATCTCCCTGAGTCCCTCGATACTCTGACGATCTGTGTTCTAGGCAAGAACCCAATGGGCTCGCTGCTGGACTACTACAACGGCCGTCCGATCCACGATCGCATTGCCCGAATCATCGAAATCGCATCGCTGCGTTCATCGAAAGCTTGCAATGTGATCTACTTGAGCAAGAAAGAACCCGGCGGCCTGAGACTGATGAGACAATTCGAGAAACTCAAGGGAGTATTGACTGTCTCCGATCGCGAGGACTTTACCTGCAGAGGAGGAATGGTTCGGTTCGTCTCCGAGAATAAGCGTCTGGCCCTCGAGATCAGTCAGCAGGCGGCCACCGACGCAGGGCTGAGTATTTCGTCGCAGCTACTCGCCATCGCCAAGTTCCCCGATTTCGACCGCTGCCGGGGGACGAGTCCGTGA
- a CDS encoding MFS transporter has translation MSSSAARPNSYRWYALGLLTVVYVINFVDRQILSILLPSIKTAFDVSDTALGFLSGISFALFYATLGIPIAMWADRGNRRNIITLALTVFSIMTALCGLAANFVLLAVARIGVGVGEAGASPPSHSILSDLFSPKERATAMGIFATGVNIGIMIGFFVGGWIDELYGWRAAFMVVGAPGLILAVIVRFSLKEPVRGASEGRVEEAQAEAPSIATAAKMFWRVRALRHISFGAALSAFVGYGAVAWLPSFLDRSYQMSSGDIGTYLSLILGVGGGVGTFLGGYFADKLARRNVRWNLWLPAGVTLAAMPFTFGVYLSTTGTASLLYFIVPAMAGTIYLGPSIAMVHALVPLRMRTVASAFLLFVINIIGLGLGPQMVGILSDLLSDRFANESMRYALFFSGFVNIWAAFHFFMGARYLKTELAEARVP, from the coding sequence ATGTCATCCTCTGCCGCACGTCCCAATTCGTATCGCTGGTATGCGCTCGGCCTGCTCACAGTTGTTTACGTGATCAACTTCGTCGATCGGCAGATCCTGTCGATCCTGCTGCCCTCGATCAAAACCGCCTTCGACGTCTCGGACACCGCCCTGGGTTTTCTTTCTGGGATCTCGTTCGCCCTCTTCTACGCAACCCTCGGCATTCCCATCGCCATGTGGGCCGACCGGGGGAACCGGCGCAATATCATCACCCTGGCGCTGACGGTGTTCAGCATCATGACGGCACTCTGTGGGTTGGCTGCAAATTTTGTGCTGCTTGCCGTGGCGCGAATTGGCGTGGGCGTGGGCGAAGCGGGCGCGAGTCCTCCGTCGCACTCGATCCTTTCCGATCTCTTCTCACCGAAAGAACGCGCAACCGCCATGGGGATCTTCGCCACGGGGGTCAACATTGGCATCATGATCGGTTTTTTCGTCGGAGGCTGGATCGACGAACTCTACGGTTGGCGCGCAGCATTCATGGTGGTCGGTGCTCCCGGACTGATCCTCGCGGTGATCGTGCGCTTCAGCCTGAAGGAACCCGTTCGCGGGGCCTCCGAAGGTCGCGTGGAAGAAGCGCAGGCCGAGGCGCCATCCATTGCGACTGCCGCAAAAATGTTTTGGCGCGTTCGAGCTCTGCGTCACATTTCGTTTGGAGCCGCATTGTCCGCCTTCGTGGGCTACGGCGCGGTCGCCTGGCTCCCTTCGTTCCTGGATCGTTCGTACCAGATGTCGAGCGGCGACATCGGGACCTATTTGTCCCTGATCCTCGGGGTCGGGGGTGGGGTGGGGACTTTTCTCGGCGGCTACTTCGCAGACAAACTCGCCAGGCGCAACGTGCGCTGGAACCTGTGGTTGCCCGCTGGGGTCACCTTGGCCGCAATGCCCTTTACCTTCGGCGTCTATCTCTCCACTACCGGTACCGCGTCGCTTCTGTACTTCATCGTTCCCGCGATGGCGGGGACGATCTACCTCGGTCCGAGCATCGCAATGGTTCACGCATTGGTGCCCTTGCGCATGCGCACGGTGGCATCCGCATTTTTGCTCTTCGTGATCAACATCATCGGCCTGGGCCTCGGCCCCCAGATGGTGGGAATCTTGAGCGATCTGTTGAGCGATCGCTTCGCAAACGAGTCGATGCGCTATGCCTTGTTCTTCAGCGGCTTCGTCAACATTTGGGCGGCGTTCCATTTCTTCATGGGTGCGCGGTACCTGAAGACCGAACTCGCCGAAGCGCGAGTTCCCTGA
- a CDS encoding aromatic ring-hydroxylating dioxygenase subunit alpha, protein MDQFSEIRASYEAGRALPGLAYRDQDVYEAEVAEMFRTGWTSITCGQNVPNSGDLFPIRIAGQSLFVARDEEGRVRVFYNLCRHRGARLVDEPCHARGGRISCPYHAWVYGVDGQFKSAPHLHRDEKRGPLTQKEMDSLGLISIRSAVWRDIVFVNLSGDAKPFEDFIRPLAERITHWPESELRPLCTDEYEIQANWKLAAENFLDVYHLPVVHAQLGVDFNPALSTEHVEVSDDIVGFVMHQAYGDDSGQEEWMLPRFPDLGADRQKRLEGFSIFPNTLLIVEPDCAQVIVLRPQSAEATSETFANYVVSDASQAESMATERAELRRDSIKVNDQDAILLAGLQQTRSMDVGGDTQPSEAWDATPQSFQRIWARKLLAGR, encoded by the coding sequence ATGGATCAGTTTTCCGAAATCAGGGCTAGTTACGAGGCCGGGCGCGCCCTGCCGGGCCTGGCCTACCGCGATCAAGATGTATACGAGGCCGAGGTTGCCGAGATGTTCCGAACGGGTTGGACCAGCATCACCTGCGGTCAGAACGTGCCCAACTCCGGCGATCTCTTTCCCATTCGTATCGCCGGGCAGTCCCTGTTCGTGGCCAGGGACGAAGAGGGTCGGGTGCGGGTCTTCTACAACCTGTGTCGACACCGGGGCGCGCGCCTGGTAGACGAACCCTGCCATGCCCGGGGCGGGCGAATCTCCTGTCCCTATCACGCCTGGGTCTATGGGGTCGATGGGCAGTTCAAGTCGGCGCCCCACCTTCATCGCGACGAAAAAAGGGGGCCGCTGACTCAGAAGGAAATGGACAGTCTGGGTCTGATTTCTATTCGGTCCGCTGTCTGGCGCGACATCGTGTTCGTCAATCTCTCCGGCGACGCCAAGCCTTTCGAAGATTTCATCCGACCTCTCGCGGAACGCATCACCCACTGGCCGGAGTCCGAGTTGCGACCACTCTGCACCGACGAGTACGAGATCCAGGCAAACTGGAAGCTCGCGGCCGAAAACTTCCTCGACGTCTACCACCTGCCCGTGGTGCACGCGCAGCTAGGCGTGGACTTCAATCCCGCGCTGTCGACCGAACACGTCGAGGTGTCGGACGACATCGTCGGCTTCGTGATGCATCAGGCTTATGGAGACGACTCGGGGCAGGAGGAATGGATGCTGCCGCGTTTCCCCGACCTGGGTGCAGATAGACAGAAACGCCTGGAGGGTTTCTCCATCTTCCCCAACACCCTGCTGATCGTCGAACCGGACTGTGCGCAGGTCATCGTGTTGCGCCCCCAGAGCGCCGAGGCCACGAGCGAAACCTTCGCGAACTACGTCGTGTCGGACGCCTCGCAGGCAGAATCGATGGCGACCGAGCGCGCGGAGCTGCGCCGCGATTCCATTAAGGTCAACGATCAGGACGCGATCCTGCTGGCAGGTCTGCAACAAACGCGAAGCATGGACGTCGGCGGCGACACACAGCCTTCCGAAGCGTGGGACGCCACCCCGCAAAGCTTTCAGCGCATCTGGGCTCGCAAGCTGCTCGCAGGTCGCTGA
- a CDS encoding TetR/AcrR family transcriptional regulator: MEILTAFKRCIVEHGLDKSSMRLVAAEAGVSQPLLAHHFGSRAGLVEALVRHVVDEYDDALALALERLSQEGGAEVLLEYLFSGPYSEVSKRDDMLFTELDAAAMRDPAIRTQLAKAYARYQHILAGHLRKTCPKAKATECRRVAYGLMCLAEMNEIFRAYNLPGRRSRDALESGRVLIDSLPG, translated from the coding sequence ATGGAAATCCTAACAGCCTTCAAGCGCTGCATCGTCGAGCACGGGCTCGACAAGAGCTCCATGCGGCTGGTGGCCGCCGAGGCGGGGGTCAGCCAACCTCTGCTCGCCCATCACTTCGGTTCTCGAGCCGGGCTCGTCGAAGCGCTCGTCCGCCATGTGGTCGACGAATACGACGACGCCCTGGCGCTGGCTCTCGAAAGATTGAGCCAGGAGGGTGGCGCAGAAGTACTGCTCGAATACCTCTTCAGTGGCCCCTACAGCGAAGTCTCCAAGCGCGACGACATGCTCTTCACCGAACTCGACGCCGCCGCGATGCGAGATCCGGCAATACGCACGCAACTCGCGAAGGCGTACGCACGCTACCAGCACATTCTCGCTGGCCACCTCCGCAAGACCTGCCCCAAGGCGAAAGCCACGGAATGCCGGCGCGTCGCATACGGGCTGATGTGCCTGGCAGAGATGAACGAGATCTTCCGCGCCTATAACCTTCCCGGACGCCGCTCGCGAGATGCGCTCGAAAGCGGTCGCGTGCTGATCGATTCCCTGCCGGGCTAA